A window of Plasmodium malariae genome assembly, chromosome: 12 genomic DNA:
atatgtgcTCGTACGTTTCATAGAGAGAGTAATGTCCACGACATAGtagatgaagaaaaaaaaatgatgagtACCTACGAAATAATTAAAAGGGAAGAATatgtaacatataaatacatgtattcACTATAttgtatgtacacatatgtattatatagaTAGACAGATAAATGCGCATTTGCTTATTCATCCTCTTCTCTAACTAAAATTAGTATATatcttattaaaattgtGACATGTTTTGTTAGCATAATGCAATGATAAAAGAGAAGGGAAAagaggaaaaggaaaataaaaacaaaagaaaatgtaaaaacaaGAAACCTGGTTTAAATGAAACATCTTTGTTTTACGAGCTTGAAAAAAGTAGCAGCATAATAACTATAAATGATACTAGCAATTATGAGGATTATACAGACATTAAAACcgtaattttaaaacaaagccgcataaatttatatatatatatatattcatgaatttatatatatatatatatatatatatacatatttgtggGTACATTAAATGGATAAAATATAGACATATTAACAGGGAAATGtacgaacaaaaaaaatcattaatTGATGCACAACttaacttttaaaatttgtttacaTTATCTtgattatacataaaaatgagCCCGCCAATTAATAGGAAAAGtagtttttattaaatttgcTTAAATAGTCGAAATCTCATTTAATCATTTTAAGAATTCGACGAAAGTATAATTTActcattaataaatataaaattaacaaaaaatgtatacCCCTTATTACGTACACATTTATTTCAGCTTGATTCCTTTGTCAAGGATAAAAATAACTTAACGTCCTTATCATTCATGAAGTAATGGgggaaaaaaatagcaacaagaaatataattaaagtagttcatatatgtatatatatatatatatattaatgcgAACATTACTAATGCAAAGGGAAAAGTACTGATCAGCTTCTTAGCGTATTCccattttgttttcttttctatGTACTTAATcagaaatgaaaaagaattaaacGAAAATGAAAGGCAAAagattcttaaaaaaaattttgaaggttgtgaacatttaaaaattgttgATATATAAcaacttaatatataaagcatgatatacttattaataattcgtattggtactttttttttttttttaaagaagaaaatatagaagacattatatataatgttttgtCAGAAAACGTATCTAATTATACGattgaaaaagaatataagaatgaattaataaaaaccaCTAAAAAgatgtataaattttatcaCATGTCGAATTTCGAACTGTATGATgatgaaaatacaaataatttatatgaaacaTTTTATGCCTTATGCTcctcaaaaaaatatggtaCCCACGAAGAATTGCTATATGcaagtgtacatatataaaagatatgtgtatgtatatatatacatgtgtatgtatatatatataaatgtaaataggTAAAGTTAAAACTTTCCCAATAATGTTTTCTTTCCTCTTTAGAattattaagtaaaatattagatcaattaaaagattttaatgaaaatttctACAAAATCTTATCTTTGAAACCTTATCACTTTTTCCACATATGGAAACTCTTTTACCCTGgttttttataagaaaaataaaataaaataataataagatataataaatttgcatttatcttttaataCTTATATTAGAATTTATTAGCATGTGTCCTAGTATTATTTgctataatatttatatacacatacgtatatatatatacaagtatTTATGCATCCATCTATTTATctgtttatttttctttccatttatatatatttttttttatttaaagtaATATCTAGCTCAAGATGTGACTGCAAagtttttactttaattatGGAATATATGAAGGAGCTTCTGAGCTATGTGAAAATAAATGACTTAACATCAGTCGAAGTAAGTAAATTAGGAATTTCTTGATCGTATAGAATATATGTGCGTAcgcattcatatatatattaccacCTCTGTGTGAATACGGGCGTTTTTATCTTCCCTTTTGTATATAACCATATTAATGGGAAGCTTGTAATTGTTCTATCTCAATTATGtgtagttttattttttgacgaaacaaaaaaaaagaaaatttaaaaaatataaaaaatagctttgttataataaaaaatatttgtgttTATAGATTTtctgtaatataatattaagaagTCTTTTTATTATcgataataatgaaaacaaGGATGTTAAATGTTTTTGTGAATTAATTATCTTGATGATAAACAAGGACAGACAtactttattaaatatattaagcaTAATTAAAAACACAATGTCTCTTAATttcttttacctttttttgtCAACCCTTTTAAAGGATTCATCAAATGCGTTCATTTTTGTAAGAAAAACAGTTAATAAAGTACTTAAAGCCAATAGGgatttaaattatgaaatggctgttttattattattattattattattttaatttattgttattactattattttattttattttttttttgtttatatgttaACAGAAAAAAGATGTGAAAGATATTTATCTTTACTACACGTTTGTTGGATTGCACACAAATAAAGAGAATATAATGTACAAAACTTTTTAGTAAAATGTTTAAGGAAAATCGTATTTCTtcgtttaaataaaatatatagatatatttttttcgttgttcatttttctttttgtttttttcttttttttttttttttgattctaCAGGTTATATAGCTTGGACATTCTAAATACTCTAAGCCTGTTAGACAACTGTCATGAGATAGTTCTTCTATCgagtatgtaaatatatctGAGCAAAAGTGTTGTCGTTtgtttatatacaaatatgtatatatatatactcacGCTCAcctatttttatgtttgttTCGTTTTAGGCTTACTGCTTAATATCcttgaaataaataatataaattataacatatttttgttctcCATTAGCTCGAATATCGTGTCtaaattaatagaaaatcAGGTTTCCTATTACCCTATTGTTTGCTTATAcacatttacatttatgcTTATAAagcttataattttaatatatatttttttttacgtatttataGGGGGAAAATGAATACAAAGCAGAAATAAAAcagttcataaaaatttgctctgttatcttaaaaaatgctaaaacaaagtaataaaaaaagaaataaaaagagaatgAAGGGAAATTATAGCAAGGATACAATGTGtctataaaaagaataactataatattcttgcattaataattttttttttttaaggcaGTTGTTGTACTTAATTCTTATATACTCTcacaaattaataaataaggaTGATACATTTTTTGACATATACTTGAGGGTAATTTTATGAGATAAAGGCAGAACAGGAAGtcatatatacacgtacatatatatgcatattaacctatatattatttttattaaaaaaacatgttAATATTTAGAAACTTAGCGAACTAAGTGATGAAGAACACAAAGTATTTATTAGTAGCGATATATTTGAAgtcttatttaaaaaaatgtgcatTTATAAAATCATTAAGAAATACTTTTCGAGCATCTTCAacgaaaatttaaatgtgttaaaccaaaaaaataatgatgcCGTTCTTCATTTATTGTTGGCAAAAGTAAGTATTcctttttaacatatatttaataaaaaaggcaattaattcattttttcttgtctcatatttaaggaaaaatggaaagaagagttatttttaagaattttaaaaaattacattatatataacagtaAGTGAAAAATAGGAAAACTAAGCAATATTcgctatttatttatttgttttgttttgttttttatctCATTCATTATGCTTCAACTTCtatgtttaaatatttctctgtacataataatttttataggAAAAATGGAGTTAACTAGGTACTTAGAAATATACAaccaaatttttaaatacacTATACAAAACCTTTTTTCGGAAAATGAACAATATTTCGAATTATCAAAGGATATAGTAATAAcacctttttttcatttgatttttatttttctcttatgCTTTCGTTTTTCTTTAGCGTATATGTTTAAACTGatagatttatttttttgtatatatatacgtatactaCATCGTATACTACATAGTAATATGCataatttacttattttagcAACACACAAGCTGTTTatcatgtgtatatataataaatacatggAAATACACTTACATACAGGATATAtctatatagatatattcaATGACAGAACGCGTATATGTATCTATTAACATGAACTTTTTTGCTCTATATTTTCTTCCCATTTTTACATAGTTAAATTTCTTTTGGTTTTCCTTAAACGAAGAATTAAAAGTTAAATCATTCGAGGTACACGAGGAAAAcgtaaatatacaaaaaaaaaaaggtgcaCGTTCATATAAGTAAACTAAATAACACAAAAAGAAGTTcatctatttcttttattttttttacagatGTCCTCTAGTTATTTAAAGGATTTATGTAAAACGAACAAACATATCTTAAATCTTCATACGAAAGAATATCtcaaaaaattggaaaacgGTAAGAACTAAAAACCTCTatctttataataataaacaaaaggaaattatgatataaacaatattaatgaaataaagcaaacaaatgtaaaattttaccCGTTCAGATGCCTATTTTAATAGTTttgtaaattaaaagaagCTTTTTCTgcaaaatattgaaaaatgaaaaagataaggagaaaaaaagtaccctttttataaaataaaatgattatgtaaaatatggaacaataaagaatataaatttacagaaataagtaaaataagatgatatatatatataaaattaacgCAAAAAAACTAGTAAAAAAATTCTCCGTTTCCGTTACACCATCAGAACATTTTTCGAATGTGTTTACACATATTAAGGCCTTATGAATGCttttacgtatttatattatgatatatatatatatatatatatatatatatatatatatatatatatatttatacatgtaataCTTAAGGCttaaaacgaaaaatatttttctttttgcttaatatattttagaacTTCCAAGATACCAATTTGTTAAAACAAGtagtatttttcttttttttttttttataaaaagtacattataaaaatactctttgctttatatatattaacgaAAATTAACATTGGCtagcaattttttaatttgcttttctttttttttttttgccaaatttttttttttatccttttaaaaAGCTGACAATAAAttatgttgtatatatatatatatatatatatataattttttagttctttacaaatattttaaatttaagaaataaaccctatacataaaattatatggaGGTTTAAAAAAAGAGGTATATGATTAGCAGTTATATAtagaacttttttttttcccctttttcacaaaaaaaaaaaaaaaaacgacactacttttttaaaaatatttacactCTTATCATAAACTTAATAGTATTgctatacttttattttcctaTATTGAAGTTTAAAAGacctaattttttaaatgatacagtaattttttcaaatgaatatatatatagtttttatattataataaatacaaaaatataaaaaaattaaatatcattataataaaaatcaaTCTCAATTTTCATTTCagtttttttctaattttcttgtaaataaaatatatacatagtgCACGAAACATCttttaaatgattttttactatatatatatatataaaaatgttgtaTGTTCCTCTCcctaattataattttttttaatggttcaattttttttttttttttttttaattagtaATCAAACACATAACCTACAAAACGagttctttatatattttaaaattaatatattatatattttaatttttttttttttgtcattaaaaaaaaattgatataaaataatttagagtaaaatattttgcatctttaaaaatgagaaatgGTTTATTTTGTAAGAACAAATAcgtaacaatataatatatttatatatgaaatttaatttattataccaaaaaaaaaaaaagaattgtcAGTTGCCGgtattgttttttctttagaaaagataaaaaaatgtactcTTCAAgtgcatttaaaaaaaaaaaaataatttggaatttatataatattatattatagagATATATagttatgtaaaatataataatatataatttatattatatatatatatatatttatatatatatataaaatgtcaATTTTAAAtggtaaaattatataataagctTCATTTACcgtttaaaataaaaaaaaaaacagtttcatagtttaaatataaaaaaagaaaataatgaataattcgaatgaaaaaaaaagtagtattattatattttttttttttttgcttttatttaaaatgctttctttttaatataagaataaaaaaaaaaaaaagcctttttcattaaaacaAGCCCCTATAcgtatttttgtttttttattttttcttattatgtataattcaACAAATGCATGAATTATacattgtacatatatatatgtatatacatgtatacgcatgtttatatgaagaatgtttttatactttataaAGCATGTAACTTcattgcatatatatggtaATACATAAATGCATCTATACGGTATTGtcatgcatatttatattgcaTTTAATTtctatatgtttatatataagtatatatatatgtatatatatatgtaaaaatataagtatatatatatatgtatatatatatacttatatatatgtttatataaatatgtataaatataagtatttatatatatgtacatatataagtataaatatatgtatatataaacatatacataaatgtatatataaatttatatatatatatatatatatatatattaatgtatacatatatgcacaaatgtcaatacaaatataaacgATGCGTTCCTCTCTTTGgctttaaaaatgtataccCGCCTGTCCaaattttacaataatatgGCATAAAATAGAagcaaaatagaaaaaatggtATACTTATTGAAAAGTGCatgttatacatatgtaaattaatacataatacatatcaCTAACGCATCATTTTTGCTAAAGTTACAAATTAAGAGCATATGAAAAATGATGCAAAACAATACaataattcattaattaaaaataaatatatatgaaaaacagtaatatttgtattttgggtatatatatatatatatacatgcattaTATACCTATGcatgataaatatatgaaacatgagtcaaaaattataatcaatcaaataatacaattttataGTCAAAATgatattgatatataaagATTCTAGTGGTTCCTTTTAACtgttcttatatatttaactttattttttgtaatttatatatacatattgcaaaaaataagaaagaagaaagaaaatgaaCCTTAAATAcactaaaattattttgatatgttcatgtatatatataagcatatactGTATTGCACAGCGTTTCATTTAACGGAATGAAAAGGCACAATATGCATgctttttctattttgtcatttttatcatttcctTAAATTATCATGTAAACATAGGAAATaatgagttttttttttatttttgtcatCGTTAGtcgtgcatatatatatatatttacataggaaccaaaaatttgttaaaataatggttataataaacatttaaatttacaatttttgatatttgcaaaaaaagcattatgaaaataataaagctCAGttgcaaatatttattaatacaaatatatatttgttttttttattaacttatCATTTCTTATTCTTGACAAGATTAAATGTTccctttatttatttattcatttatcaatttatttactttattactttttttttttttttgctctaCTTACATtgtttaagtatatatttacttacgCATTACACATCAATGGatatacaatattatatatatataaataaatgtatgtgtaaatatatgtatatgaatgtaAGAACGTACGAATGTGtacgtgcatatatgtattttatacatatatacgtaatttATTCGTCGCCTTTGGTACTTATTAAATGATGCGTGATATAAATTCATCGCATGTGTCAAGcattacttttataaatagTAATGGCGTGATAATTACTactgaaataaaagaaacaaaTAAAAGGATGAAagaaaactttttaaatgataatgaaggtaattatgttttttacgAAAAAGATTTagaaaacattaaaaatgttGTTCTTACACTAAAACCATTTCATCAAAAATTTGAAGATAATATACTATTccgaataaaaaaaaaagaggataaATATCGATGTGAATGGGTTTTATTActtaaaacaattaaaaaggataatataaaaaaacaaagaaaaggTGATATGTTCGtagatatagaaaataaaaatgattgtGAACAAAATGGTGAAAAGGAAgtaatagaagaaaaaacatttgactgtaatgatataaaagatattatgttaaaatatatatattgtattactTATTTTGATAACTATAttcttaatttaaaaaacagtattggattatttaattctgaaaatgatcattttttaaatgagtttattaaaataaacgaTGATTTTACCAAAAAGAATTGTAATGaagtttttgaaaaaattaatgataataaagataatgaaaaagaatttttttatgatacaTTGGACGcagataataaatttatgataaatatgaacagttcGTGTAATATGTTAAATGAGCAAAGGGAAGTTCATTCGGCTAATCTAAGTAGCATTAGTGATAGAGgctacaataataatagtaataacagtaatagcgttagcagtaataacaatagccATAATGGTATTGTCagtaataacagtaatatcATTAGCAGTAATAGCATTAGCAGTAATGACAATAGCCATAATGGTATTGTCAATAATAGCACTGTCAATAATAGCActgttaataataacagtaataacaatagcagtaatagcattagcagtaataacaataacagtaataacaatagcagTAATAGCATTAGCAATCATAGTATTGTCAATAATAGCATCGTCAATAATATTGTTAGCAGTAATAGCACTGGCAATAAAAACATTAGCAATGATAGCACTGGcaaaaataatcataataaaaataacagtagcaaatataacaatagtaaaaataacagtagcaaaaataacaatagtaaaaataacagttgcaacagtaataatagtaaaaataacagtagcaacagtaataataactcaattaatgataatatatacaaaacaaATAACTGTAACAAACGtaacaatattataattgATAATAGTAGCGATTATGCTACGAACGTACACTTTGCAAGAGCAAACTGCGATAACACAAATGTcgataaaaaacaaaaaatacatagaaaaaatattgcaatgaaatataatttacGTAAATCTGCCAGTAGCAattcaaattataattataattcaaataattgTTCTTTCACATCTGTGAAAACAGATGATGACGTTAATAATTTAAGTGACGAAAAACACATAAAAGGTTATAATGATGACCacatgaattttttaaaaaaattgttttgtAATAATTGCAATTTAGAAAAACGTAATGTAATAGAC
This region includes:
- the PmUG01_12054400 gene encoding conserved Plasmodium protein, unknown function, with product MDLPREIIKWFQYLNLPYSFKNIKNASNGIIISEIINTYIPQSINMNSLENGFSKEIKKKNWQIIKRTLRSLNISFDETSIINSDKNAIINLFIQLYEYFNENKSKNESYCIKEENNELNVPSFARSTITQKVRESNVHDIVDEEKKMMSTYEIIKREEYHNAMIKEKGKEEKENKNKRKCKNKKPGLNETSLFYELEKSSSIITINDTSNYEDYTDIKTLDSFVKDKNNLTSLSFMKNEKELNENERQKILKKNFEENVSNYTIEKEYKNELIKTTKKMYKFYHMSNFELYDDENTNNLYETFYALCSSKKYELLSKILDQLKDFNENFYKILSLKPYHFFHIWKLFYPVISSSRCDCKVFTLIMEYMKELLSYVKINDLTSVEIFCNIILRSLFIIDNNENKDVKCFCELIILMINKDRHTLLNILSIIKNTMSLNFFYLFLSTLLKDSSNAFIFKKDVKDIYLYYTFVGLHTNKENIMLYSLDILNTLSLLDNCHEIVLLSSLLLNILEINNINYNIFLFSISSNIVSKLIENQGENEYKAEIKQFIKICSVILKNAKTKQLLYLILIYSHKLINKDDTFFDIYLRKLSELSDEEHKVFISSDIFEVLFKKMCIYKIIKKYFSSIFNENLNVLNQKNNDAVLHLLLAKEKWKEELFLRILKNYIIYNRKMELTRYLEIYNQIFKYTIQNLFSENEQYFELSKDILNFFWFSLNEELKVKSFEMSSSYLKDLCKTNKHILNLHTKEYLKKLENDAYFNSFVN